The DNA region TTTCTCCTTCAAAAACAAGGAGCGCAAGCGGGCGGCAATATCGGCACACCTTTAGCAGAGCTAAGTGATCAAGCACCAATTTGGGTACTTGAGACCAGCTCGTTTACCTTTCACTACACCAAAGTGACAGCTCCTGATATTTATTTGCTCCTTCCTATTAAACCTGATCACATTACGTGGCATGGAAGTATGCAAGCGTACATCGAAGCCAAACTTTCACCCCTTGCGCGGATGCGTGAAGGCAGCGTGGCGATTCTTCCTAAAGCGTATGCTAACGTTCAAACACTCGCTCATGTAATCACTTATGAGACGGAAGAAGATTTGGCAGAGCAAATGGGTATAGACCTTTCAAAAATAAGCTTTAAAACGCCCTTCTTACTAGATGCAGTCCTTGCAATGAGTGCACAAAAAATTCTTTTAGACAGTGTCGATTATGATCTGCTCAATACGTTTAAAATCGATCATTATAAAATTGAAGAGTTTCATGACAAACAGGGTCGCCTTTGGGTGGATGACTCCAAAGGAACGAATGTTGATGCCACAATAGAAGCGCTCAAACGCTATAAAAACGACGAAATCCTCATTGTCTTAGGCGGTGATGACAAAGGCGTTGATTTGCAAGATTTGTTTGATTTTATGAAGCCTTTACATGTAAAGATTTTTGCGATTGGTTCCAACACTGAAAGACTGGCAACATTTGCACAAAAAGAAGGCATAGAACTTCATAAATGCTTTGTTCTAGAAGAGGCAATGAAACAGATCCATGCCGTTCATACCACCCAAACAATCGCCCTACTCTCCCCTGCAGCGGCGAGTTTAGATCAGTTTAAATCCTACGCACACAGAGGCGATCGTTTTAAAGAGCTAGCTTTAGCCTAGGGCTAAGCTGCTCTTAAAGTTTTTAAGCTATAATTTCAACTCTTCAAAGCGTGGCTGGATAGCTCAGTCGGTAGAGCAGGAGACTGAAAATCTCCGTGTCGGCGGTTCGATTCCGTCTCCAGCCACCACCTCTTTTTCAAGAATCAAAACATTACTTTAATTTTAATAACTTCCCTTTTGCCCAAGAACTACTAAAATGGTTTTGAATAGGATTTGAATATCAAGACCGAATGACCAATTACGTACATACCATATATCCATCTCTATTCTACTTTTAAAATTAACATCATTACGCCCACTAACTTGCCATAGGCCTGTAATTCCAGGCTTAACTACTAAAATCATATCCGTATTATTCCCTATTTTTGGACGTTCATCGAGCATATATGGGCGCGGTCCTATTAAACTCATATCACCCTTAATAACATTGAGTATTTGTGGTAATTCATCTAATGAGGATTTTCTTAAAAAATTACCTATTTTAGTTAAACGAGGATCATTTTTGTATTTATGATATAGTTTATAATGTTCCTCTTCTTCTGGATGCTTTATTAAATAATCCTTTAAAATATTTTCACTATTTTCTCTCATAGAACGAAATTTATAACATGTAAACTCTTTTGCATTTTTTCCTAAACGTTTTTGTTGAAAAAACACTGGACTATGTGATTCTTCTTTTTTTATCAAGTATGCAATAATAAGCAACAAAGGAAAGATACACGGTAGAAGCATCAAAGACAACATGTAATCTAATACAACTTTAAACGCTCTATTCGTGCGATTTAATAGGTTATTTTCAACAATAATAAGGTTACTACGAGCATTTGAAAGCTGAATAATATGAGCACGCGTAAAGTCATAATTTTTAATAATCGGAACAAAAATCACTTCTTGCTTATGTACTAAGGCTTTACGCATTAACTGCTCAATTCCCTCTTGAGTATAAGAAGATGCAATAAATAAAGTTTTTGCTTGATTCCTACGGCTTAAAACATACCCTAAATAGGGGTTTGTAAAAACATGTTTAGAAAAAAAATGATCTTGCCCTATAACAATAGCTTCTTTTTTCCATAAACCAATGCGAAATAAAAAACGTTTCAGTATACTTTTTTGTAATGGGATAATAACAAGAGTTCCTAAAAAT from Sulfurospirillum diekertiae includes:
- the murD gene encoding UDP-N-acetylmuramoyl-L-alanine--D-glutamate ligase — encoded protein: MITLFGHGKTTKAIAKRFAGQCQIFDDNFTCKATDAFGNLLLPPSEFDPNASSVEIPSPGFPAHHPLIQKALHVTSEYDFFKESMPFSIWISGTNGKTTTTQMCEFLLQKQGAQAGGNIGTPLAELSDQAPIWVLETSSFTFHYTKVTAPDIYLLLPIKPDHITWHGSMQAYIEAKLSPLARMREGSVAILPKAYANVQTLAHVITYETEEDLAEQMGIDLSKISFKTPFLLDAVLAMSAQKILLDSVDYDLLNTFKIDHYKIEEFHDKQGRLWVDDSKGTNVDATIEALKRYKNDEILIVLGGDDKGVDLQDLFDFMKPLHVKIFAIGSNTERLATFAQKEGIELHKCFVLEEAMKQIHAVHTTQTIALLSPAAASLDQFKSYAHRGDRFKELALA
- a CDS encoding exopolysaccharide biosynthesis polyprenyl glycosylphosphotransferase, with protein sequence MKEVLSKIILICADILSLLISITITLLIRNLFQAYFTQPLPHEIGMYPLFLLLSSTMIIIFILFRMYHDRMDFWQEAQLIFKGLVLTCLIVLSLLAMTHTVQEYSRFMIIISFLGTLVIIPLQKSILKRFLFRIGLWKKEAIVIGQDHFFSKHVFTNPYLGYVLSRRNQAKTLFIASSYTQEGIEQLMRKALVHKQEVIFVPIIKNYDFTRAHIIQLSNARSNLIIVENNLLNRTNRAFKVVLDYMLSLMLLPCIFPLLLIIAYLIKKEESHSPVFFQQKRLGKNAKEFTCYKFRSMRENSENILKDYLIKHPEEEEHYKLYHKYKNDPRLTKIGNFLRKSSLDELPQILNVIKGDMSLIGPRPYMLDERPKIGNNTDMILVVKPGITGLWQVSGRNDVNFKSRIEMDIWYVRNWSFGLDIQILFKTILVVLGQKGSY